In Bernardetia litoralis DSM 6794, the genomic window ATGAAATATATACTAATTGTTCTTACTCTAGCTTTATTTTCATTTGTTCCTAATAAATCTCTTTTAAAGCCAAATGCTACATATAAAATAGCAAAACTAAAATATAATGGTGGTGGAGATTGGTATTCAAACAAAACTTCTTTACCAAACCTTATAGAATTTTGTAACGAAAATCTAAGAACCCAAATCGATAAAGAAGAGGAAGTTGTGGAGGTGGGAAGTGCAGAACTTTTTAGCTATCCTTTTGTACATATGACAGGACATGGAAATGTCATTTTTTCGGCACAAGAAGCTCAAAACCTTCGTAATTATCTAATTGGAGGAGGTTTTTTGCATATTGATGATAATTATGGAATGGATAAATTTGTTCGTTTGGAAATGAAAAAAGTTTTTCCAGAATTAGATTTTATCGAACTTCCTTATTCACATTCTGTCTATGACATCAATTATAAATTTCCAGACGGGCTTCCAAAAATCCACGAACATGATGGAAAACCTGCACAAGGTTTTGGTTTGCTTTATGAAGGTCGTTTAGTTTGTTTTTATTCGTATGAAAGTGATTTAGGAAATGGTTGGGAAGATTCTTCTATCCACAACGACCCAGAAGAAAAGCGACAAGCTGCTCTCAAAATGGGCGCAAATTTGGTTCTTTTTGCTTTTATGCAGCTTCAATAAAAACCTTTTATATGGCACTTAAATGTTGTGTTTGTAATAAAACCCCTGCCCTAGCTCGTTTTTAACGAGTGATTTCTATGTATTCGGCTTGTAACCGTGGTTTTTGTATTTGCTATTTTAAGTTGTACTTTTTTTATTTTGAATATAAACTCTTAGATTTTTGCTATCTTTTTAAAATACAAACTACACGGCAGGGATGCCGAATACATAGTCCTCACTTGCGAAGACGCAAGCGAGAGCAATCTTGCGAGCGACAGCAGGGTAATAAACAGAAAATAAGAGAATTTATTAATAACAACATAGAACACAATGATGAAAATCCAAGTGGTAATTAAGTATCTGTTTTTTTGCATATTAATGATGTCGTGTCAAAAAGAGAAAAAAAACAAAATATCTTCTGTTAAAATAGAAGTAGATGCAAAAGTACATCAACAGGCACATTTACATGTTAAAGAAAAGTCTAATTTAGTTTATGAGAAAAAAAATGATCATCTTATCGAGTATGCAAAAATAGATACTGTAACATTTGACATTGTTAATAATAATCCTAAAAGACTAGGGAGAAGTCAAATGGGTGACAATGGGTGGAGCTATGCAGAAGTTTTGAATGATTCTATAATTTTTGCATATGATGACTTCTATTTTAATATGAAATTATTAAACATTTATTCTAAAAAAATAGATACAGTTGTAGAAGAACATACTAGTTATAATTTTCATTCATTTAGTGCGATTAGAGGGAATCTATTCAGACACGCAGATACAGTATTATATAGATTTGATAATCGTTTAAATTTAAAAGATTCTATAACTGTTAGTGAAAACATTTCTTATGATTATGCTCAATGTGACTTTGTAGAAAATCTTTATAGTACTCCAATTTGTATAAACATATTGTATCCTAAAGGTTTTTCTAAAACCACAATTGAAAGAGATGTACTCACAAGTATTCCTTACTTAGAAAGAGTAAGTGATTCTACCCTGCAATATGGCATAAACGTATATAAGATAAAACCGTTACCAAAAAATACTACATTCATTTTCCATTATAAAAATAAAATATATTCTGTTTATAGTTTAACAGACAAATACATGCTACTTATTCATCATTATGAAGAATCATTAAAGGGATATTGATACCTGTTCCCAGTTGCTCGTAGTGTTCCAAAATAAATTTGTTAAGCGTTGTCTGCGACTACGATTTATCAGTTTGGCAAATCACCTGCTGAGTGGAAACGTACCCCTCTGCCATCGCTCGTTTTTAACGAGTGATTTCTATGTATTCGGCTTGTAACCGTGGTTTCTGTATTTGCTATTTTAAGTTGTACTTTTTTTTATTTTGAATATAAATTCTTAGATTTGTGCTATCTTTCTAAAATACAAACTACACGGCAGGGATGCCGAATACATAGTCCTCACTTGCGAAGACGCAAGCGAGAGCAATCTTGCGAGCGACAGCAGGGGATGTGGAAACTAATAAAGCTAAGACAGGAGACGAAAAAATGCAAGTATACAATACTATTACTATAAATAGAGAAAGAGATGCGACACATTTAGAAAATATAATGAGAAATGAGGTAGGTGTAGAGCTAAGAGAAAGTTATGAAGTTAATATAAAAGGTGTAGTAATGTTTGGAGGAAAATATAAAGACTATAAGCTAATGAACGAAAAAGGGGAAAAGTTTATGTATAGTATTAAAGTTTTTGAGAAATATAGTAGAGAGGAATATCAAGAAAAGAGAGATATATATAGAGACTTCGAAATTTCACAACAACAAGAAAATAAATAAATATGAAAATTTTTTTTATTACAATAATTATTTGTTTACTTTCCTTTAAAGCTAAAGCACAACATAACTGTCATATAATTTATGATAGTTATGTATTTGTTTATTCAGGTGATGATACATTAATGTTTCAAGAAGGAGTAATTAATAAAGGTAAAATCCCTATAATGGCAATGCAAATAGATAGTAATATATTTAAAAGTGCATTACCAATAATAAATACGCAAGACACAACAATATTGTTAATAACTTCTTACGGAAATAAATTAACTGACATTAAAATTGCTTTTATCAAAAATAAACAGACCTTTATTAGAAATATAAAAGAGAAAAAATACAAAAAGAAAAATATCTATTTGAATAATATTCCTCAAGGCTCTTATAAAGTAGAGTGTAAGTACGATTACAATCCATTTGAGCATAATATACTAATATTTGTTGATGCAAAATTAGTAACATATTGTACTTACTATAATGAATATGACGGTAATAATCTTTCTGATTTTTTTTCTTACTTTAGAAACTTAAATTTCTAACTTTGCTGCGTAATGACCATAATAACGCTACCCCTGCTGTGCCTCGGCTATCTAAATAGCCGTCGCTTGGCTTTGCCGAGTGACTTATATGTATTCGGCATCTTGCCGTGGTTTTTGTATTTGATGTTAAAAAGGTACAGATTTATACATACATTTATGTTTTTTACTACTTTTTGTTTCTAATTTATTAGATTTGTAGTATTGTTATATATAATACAAATCTATGTCAGAATATAGAAAAACATATGAAGGTGGATTATTTTTTATTACACTAACTGTTGCAGGTTGGATTGATGTTTTC contains:
- a CDS encoding DUF4159 domain-containing protein, translating into MKYILIVLTLALFSFVPNKSLLKPNATYKIAKLKYNGGGDWYSNKTSLPNLIEFCNENLRTQIDKEEEVVEVGSAELFSYPFVHMTGHGNVIFSAQEAQNLRNYLIGGGFLHIDDNYGMDKFVRLEMKKVFPELDFIELPYSHSVYDINYKFPDGLPKIHEHDGKPAQGFGLLYEGRLVCFYSYESDLGNGWEDSSIHNDPEEKRQAALKMGANLVLFAFMQLQ